The Papaver somniferum cultivar HN1 chromosome 3, ASM357369v1, whole genome shotgun sequence genome includes a region encoding these proteins:
- the LOC113356724 gene encoding probable cellulose synthase A catalytic subunit 5 [UDP-forming] yields the protein MEASAGLVAGSHNRNELVVIPREGYGDPNRPIHQLRGQICQICGDDVGLTVDGELFVACNECAFPVCRTCYEYERQEGSQVCPQCKTRFKRLKGSTRVAGDEDEEETDDIENEFNFMGRDSQEMHQYLAEAMLQGHMSYGRAGDMDMPQVAHTMPQVPLLTNGQMVDDIAPEHHALVPSYMGGGGKRIHPLPFSESGFPVQPRSMDPSKDLAAYGYGSVAWKERVESWKQKQEKLQVMKNENGGKDWDNDGDGPDLPIMDEGRQPLSRKLPIPSAQINPYRMIIIIRLVVVGFFFHYRVTHPVNDAFALWLISVICEIWFAVSWILDQFPKWLPIERETYLDRLSLRYEKEGQPSQLAQVDLFVSTVDPLKEPPLVTANTVLSILAVDYPVDKVSCYVSDDGAAMLTFEALSETSEFARKWVPFCKKFNIEPRAPEFYFALKIDYLKDKILPSFVKERRAMKREYEEFKVRINALVAKAQKVPEEGWTMQDGTPWPGNNVRDHPGMIQVFLGQSGGVDTDGNELPRLVYVSREKRPGFNHHKKAGAMNALVRVSAVLTNAPYMLNLDCDHYINNSKAIREGMCFMMDPLVGKKVCYVQFPQRFDGIDRNDRYANRNTVFFDINMKGLDGIQGPIYVGTGCLFRRQALYGFDAPKAKKTISRTCNCLPKWCCCLCSGRKKKKALNKPKFDKKKKNSKKAEAGAPVFALEGIEEGVEGIESEKTSLMSEHKLEKKFGQSPVFVASTLMEHGGSLKRASAASLLKEAIHVISCGYEDKTDWGKEVGWIYGSVTEDILTGFKMHCHGWRSIYCIPKRPAFKGSAPINLSDRLHQVLRWALGSVEIFLSRHCPLWYGYGGGLKWLERFSYINATIYPWTSFPLLAYCTLPAVCLLTGKFITPELSNVASLWFLSLFICIFATGILEMRWSGVGIDEWWRNEQFWVIGGVSAHLFAVFQGLLKVLAGVDTNFTVTSKAGDDEDFSELYAFKWTTLLIPPTTLLVINIIGVVAGVSNAINNGYESWGPLFGKLFFAFWVIVHLYPFLKGLLGRQNRTPTIIIVWSILLASIFSLLWVRIDPFLAKSNGPLLEECGLDCN from the exons ATGGAGGCCAGTGCTGGTTTAGTTGCTGGTTCTCACAATAGAAATGAGCTTGTTGTAATTCCCCGTGAAGGTTATGGAGATCCTAAT CGGCCTATACATCAATTAAGAGGGCAAATTTGCCAGATTTGTGGTGATGATGTTGGACTTACTGTAGATGGAGAGCTGTTTGTGGCTTGTAATGAGTGTGCTTTTCCAGTTTGCCGGACTTGTTATGAGTATGAAAGACAAGAAGGAAGTCAGGTGTGTCCTCAGTGCAAAACCAGGTTTAAACGTCTCAAAG GGTCTACTAGAGTTGCTGGTGATGAGGATGAAGAGGAAACTGATGACATTGAGAATGAGTTTAATTTCATGGGGAGGGATAGTCAAGAAATGCATCAGTATCTTGCTGAAGCTATGCTTCAAGGTCATATGAGCTATGGAAGAGCTGGAGATATGGATATGCCTCAAGTTGCACATACAATGCCTCAAGTTCCTCTGCTTACCAATGGCCAGATG GTTGACGATATTGCTCCGGAGCATCATGCCTTGGTCCCGTCTTACATGGGTGGAGGTGGAAAGAGGATCCACCCCCTTCCTTTCTCAGAATCTGGCTTTCCAG TTCAACCCAGATCTATGGATCCCTCAAAGGACTTAGCTGCTTATGGTTATGGAAGTGTTGCTTGGAAGGAGAGAGTGGAGAGCTGGAAACAAAAGCAAGAGAAATTACAAGTGATGAAAAATGAGAATGGGGGCAAGGATTGGGACAATGATGGTGACGGGCCTGATCTACCTAT AATGGATGAAGGTCGTCAACCGCTGTCCAGAAAGTTGCCCATACCATCGGCCCAGATCAACCCTTATCGAATGATCATTATAATTCGGCTTGTCGTtgttggatttttctttcatTACCGGGTCACTCATCCTGTGAATGATGCTTTTGCATTGTGGCTTATATCGGTTATTTGTGAGATTTGGTTTGCTGTTTCATGGATTCTGGATCAGTTCCCTAAATGGCTCCCCATTGAAAGGGAAACCTATCTCGACAGGCTTTCTTTGAG GTATGAGAAAGAAGGCCAGCCGTCTCAACTCGCTCAAGTCGATCTATTTGTCAGTACGGTGGATCCTTTGAAAGAGCCGCCTTTAGTTACTGCAAACACTGTTCTGTCTATTCTTGCTGTAGACTACCCAGTTGACAAGGTCTCTTGTTATGTTTCTGATGATGGTGCTGCAATGCTGACCTTTGAAGCATTATCTGAAACATCCGAGTTTGCCCGAAAGTGGGTTCCTTTCTGTAAGAAGTTCAACATTGAGCCACGTGCCCCAGAATTCTATTTCGCTCTGAAGATAGATTATTTGAAGGACAAGATTTTGCCCTCATTTGTGAAGGAGCGCAGAGCAATGAAG AGGGAATACGAGGAGTTCAAAGTTCGAATCAATGCTTTAGTTGCTAAGGCTCAAAAGGTTCCTGAAGAAGGGTGGACTATGCAGGACGGCACCCCATGGCCTGGGAATAATGTGAGAGATCATCCAGGAATGATTCAG GTGTTTTTAGGTCAAAGTGGAGGAGTGGACACTGATGGCAATGAGTTACCACGCCTTGTTTATGTTTCCAGAGAAAAAAGACCTGGGTTCAATCATCACAAGAAGGCTGGTGCTATGAATGCCCTG GTTCGAGTTTCTGCTGTGCTTACAAATGCACCTTATATGTTGAATTTGGATTGTGATCACTACATCAACAATAGTAAGGCTATTAGAGAAGGAATGTGCTTTATGATGGATCCATTGGTCGGAAAGAAAGTTTGCTATGTTCAGTTCCCACAGAGGTTTGATGGTATTGATCGCAACGATCGATATGCTAATAGAAACACCGTCTTCTTTGAT ATCAATATGAAAGGTTTGGATGGGATTCAAGGACCTATTTATGTTGGAACTGGTTGTCTTTTCCGGAGGCAAGCTCTCTATGGTTTTGATGCTCCAAAGGCCAAAAAAACGATTTCAAGGACCTGCAACTGCTTGCCGAAGTGGTGCTGCTGTTTATGTTCGggcagaaagaagaagaaggcacttaataaacccaaatttgacaagaaaaagaagaattctAAGAAGGCAGAGGCTGGAGCTCCTGTCTTTGCTTTGGAGGGTATAGAAGAGGGTGTTGAAG GAATTGAAAGCGAGAAAACTTCCCTGATGTCGGAGCATAAACTGGAAAAGAAGTTTGGTCAATCTCCTGTGTTCGTCGCATCCACATTGATGGAGCATGGTGGCTCACTGAAAAGGGCTAGTGCTGCTTCTTTGCTCAAAGAAGCTATACATGTCATAAGTTGTGGTTATGAAGACAAAACAGACTGGGGAAAAGAG GTTGGATGGATTTACGGTTCCGTTACAGAAGATATCTTGACGGGTTTTAAAATGCATTGTCATGGATGGCGATCCATATATTGTATCCCTAAAAGGCCAGCCTTTAAAGGATCTGCACCTATCAATCTTTCTGATCGTCTCCACCAGGTTCTTCGCTGGGCCCTTGGTTCTGTGGAGATTTTCTTGAGTAGACATTGTCCACTTTGGTATGGGTATGGAGGTGGTCTTAAATGGTTAGAGAGGTTTTCTTACATAAATGCTACAATATATCCGTGGACATCATTCCCTTTATTGGCATACTGTACCTTACCCGCAGTGTGTCTTCTCACCGGAAAATTTATTACTCCAGAG CTAAGCAATGTTGCAAGTTTATGGTTTTTGTCTCTCTTCATCTGTATTTTTGCCACCGGTATCTTGGAAATGAGGTGGTCTGGTGTTGGTATTGATGAATGGTGGAGAAATGAACAATTTTGGGTCATTGGAGGTGTTTCAGCACATCTGTTTGCAGTCTTTCAAGGTCTCTTGAAGGTGTTGGCTGGTGTTGATACTAATTTCACGGTCACGTCCAAGGCTGGGGATGACGAAGATTTCTCAGAGCTATATGCGTTCAAGTGGACTACATTGCTTATTCCACCGACTACATTGTTGGTAATAAACATTATTGGAGTGGTTGCTGGAGTCTCAAATGCTATAAATAATGGGTACGAGTCATGGGGGCCTCTATTCGGTAAGCTGTTTTTCGCTTTCTGGGTGATTGTGCATCTGTATCCCTTTCTCAAGGGTCTTCTGGGTCGGCAAAACAGGACGCCCACCATCATTATTGTGTGGTCTATCCTTCTTGCTTCGATCTTTTCCCTTTTGTGGGTTAGAATCGATCCATTCTTGGCCAAGTCAAATGGACCTCTATTGGAGGAATGTGGCCTGGACTGTAATTAG